From Scylla paramamosain isolate STU-SP2022 chromosome 16, ASM3559412v1, whole genome shotgun sequence, one genomic window encodes:
- the LOC135107966 gene encoding mucin-2-like isoform X3 has protein sequence MNSSMASLLLSAESSIRMHLLLHSLLMAVFLEWCGVQEAAAVADDVLIQMIHKYMQLCEASQHIYSMGSILHKKFGNRLASLVTELLIRALTMDMNSLEALKLKQIEGSQKEEQVQLERQMADGFMDLATVFTHHKSVARECVLTAFSLHPTTERLVLLSSFAGNSPSSDNSHVLEQPHSFSKHSTPHTASLLPQSSFSTSQSSPTFIPPSSSPVPHSSSDISQPPCLYQPGSPPQFSSSPSIPHLSPSHIPPASHPVPSSLVASSQPTTVPTSYTISSPTPHFPSATLRPEASNDGTEMELSTTCLQSTSTSDMQTGSFNTSEGTGVVQTTQSTTCLQLSSSDFHTPPCSQNDLQIPDLSTLENSTVSDPVHNSLNYVGVQNSVNVDNMEVTSSSEVQVSQNDLQTDELNIKGRVSPVSDQRGLSCEDHCLTDITIDTGQPYPNMSSVADSEESQMTIENSAQIKMEDLSLSQTKDISTNDKELDSITHGVSRMKDDVDSMDKFYKSTENFIEQLSQEPPIKSKLTNLCPGHQNYDVLTQPNQVLDAEQLGITKELCDDLAVVLSSPRWQVLSWMLDWGELSKICGQYIKDADSAKNMTKELKYLNIDYSQFQNMPSAEITEFTGIEKGYEHFIEHESENEVSDDECSVRPKGGHISPTVELNTDSAKISKRGRGRPKKMSQISRPYDSDSDLDTAEQLKGSSCYMISMSESEESDIDNKNKTYLHMDSERSGVIEGKRVTAVSNQDRSKRIRIDAETGKLRKDRSLLNSLRLFRHQKYGGDLVYDSEFEGLQRSAENFAPPLSSLNLNPRVVLTERDKSAVDQQLQRSMTTAMAGKRVGSGKATLSSQSRESWRYAGSFVAPNPTSAARPATSVPLPRSPSVQCYVRHKDGKVRFASFNRSILAGSRPPNPGGQNNYLKLLKRPTSGYDDSYAKFLLQQNPSLKGKGPEDNATRKSMTLDASLDYLKKQGTTVTYRRKTGSALALANAQKTVLNRIMSPENALSAISSRTAIAMPVSNNPPNLPPSDKTNPANLSRVLPKGTTVVRKPKSDGAGPSGLSNNSGSGSSSGTRTVVSRPGSFPTVVARPNTTVSSVVRSGSSVMAVRTNASTIRTTYSRGVVVTGSLGTQEVATNRSTSPPLTDSSPSTPGGVPSGSGSSSSSTPAPLVSATVVGSVLTTVPSSSPMGTQSGNTGKQQQQQQQLLQQSWDVVQNEGVCVSGVESNTTITQMSSTTRGATTCTTTVASPPGDTRAASMLETLLRDRPVPPSPLHTQSTTAITTITAALPSTITSIVGSSSVPMAVTGESQVTNAVVGALSSTGNNSGNVVIASGSNANSGVIMASGVVGAPTGGGVVVASSGIVGSSGVGVNSSVGEGGSGAVQQVLLPGQIVQVHTSDGTTGIGIVQSSSLDLRLPAGTRVIKPGGGTIRTTAAQQQQVTGVINQTGGRQVNVLHNVKILQNVQNRQIVRTVVVPHPVALQGLNTPSGQLKPQVVSLSQGTSTSVSTAGEGGVIQPQVPATTVRAKIPPTTIVQKVLSRSGLVIRTVRPQTSSTQASGDAASFEEGLGAKLQQQQQAADGEKNTGTTATTNVTVARLPQDEGLGERLSHYLKTALASSTSTQSVGTQTLTTAVKPSAGQLVNQVAMNHLRSGGNAALSLSGGIPGMSGPPNTISTSPTPPQQANIPSLPLTPTNAVSSETLEQIREFESVFEKVSNKSGKEGADGEASVDSYTSTPMSSEESMIAAQLLSMANDNPAVTTSSSYVYSVPTTVYDASGTRLTEGTYITIPSTTQAGTLILVNHSGSGTGLVTVASGVQNQQQPPPAASPALSSTSSHSSIASSPSSTSSKTKKPPPKSKTVPPATPPVVAKPKTPPPPKAPAPKPTVAKTQLEESDETKARIQAILEQYKQDLANTPQPQPAPRNRKNCPPPKNEGKTSTKKKSPVKKVEGGAGNSPAVSEGSIVGCPSPSPSPGPANDNSVGPSGSATGGQPVQFSQVVASQGSTTPGNHSVPDEKIKAEGSPEVVASAPQILQGVMVSNVKVEGSNLSSNSTNLAQGIAGGRFVQLIRHCGKVTTITTRQPMNKAKSASQGGPPPNVTIQGRISMNDLMESHIASLLTGGGSALTQTPSVVSKIVQQQQLASHQGVQQVVVQTSGGQQVLQQVAVQQLPTSPVKQQQQQQQQKPQQKSSVIQQLCIASKEELSGASSQTSQVPVSMASLSNTLSNNMVTIANTNVLSTQAVSKISTNSSPSPPTNTSGIPSPALSTANNTSAVTTSGTVKLPSLSSIPNSPLTPQTNAVTSPPTPQPVSASPHTPSPATEPSPTPSSFQMGEESNSSEQSVGEGLAGPLPPFLTLKSFIMRSPQQPSPQTQQTQQQKIQPEQKISDKCFTSGTGIQVPNSSGPAQETTTVSPSVAHNKTPQRGNQSHVQLQISQPPRKPTTVIRSGGGNPGRRLVVGAVDANGRAVPQGTAGSPLVSGTGEAGIATSPMSSSSHEGSPANTQSRIRLATRPQDMRSNSIDSLKSDLSVEEVQIPPSPATLTKQIQSAYMTEAALSPSVSQSQHSGSSYSSPSTTHDLPFTEAPATSDDSSGGGLTQPGHSSAPSAPGLSVTGVSPEGDTQMGALTSPSGDVYLHQSGTGLGLESLEAGTLPLVSGMEVRTHSPALSDLVSSGPLLTWSPRSADSMMAQSPSLNDALTANIPLDVNHSEDSLCDSSTGFPGLFSIEGDGVSVSSSTSEDTGNTTAGVSNNQQHTLQQDLESQEQIEVTIDLHPRESEQDHTITSTRSPTQLELPVATLRGITTHSIPSSGSIVINHGSQETPWRFDNTIVSQAKSVINQTSEPTNGHHNDKQSADPEETAGPSNNIQGKQNDGVQASYQKGKQKRGSNTELNEQEVEDVRIVAEVVAMKGMEKTNKQSKSDGKIDGEVKKSQEGNSRKRSQYSACPPDKRKLSVINENEVKTEEIPTKNGHEDDPAHSNIKIGNSSVGRNKRRSSQRAVAASSNAVSPTSVNRTRTKPLKSEANIKQEHGSGLLGIDIKDEKLIKLEKVIKEHSDGGIGRTRGAKKRTETDSVGEIKEEESQGEQKISGEIKQSEDSTDMKFGEGECGEEMRRGGRGARAARRGDGYVLMEEEVQNHLDEDSAVPRGNRGRHVSGTSDTSSNYSVECAVTPAVLDTPSISGGRRRRRHSRESSASSRDGSPLTIHSHEFPPSGVNTRRSSSRDHAKKKKCSCCVGGEQKKSTSGSGRRVSTRAARGSSSGSLQ, from the exons ATGAATTCAAGCATGGCCTCACTACTCCTTTCTGCAGAATCTTCCATCAGAATGCACCTGCTTCTCCACAGCTTGTTGAT GGCTGTGTTTCTTGAGTGGTGTGGTGTCCAAGAGGCTGCTGCCGTTGCTGATGATGTACTTATTCAAATGATCCACAAGTATATGCAGTTGTGTGAAGCCTCACAGCACATATACTCTATGGGTTCCATCCTTCACAAGAAG TTTGGAAATCGCTTGGCTTCACTTGTGACTGAGCTGTTGATTCGTGCCCTCACAATGGACATGAACAGCTTAGAAGCCCTAAAATTGAAGCAGATAGAAGGATCTCAGAAAGAAGAGCAAGTGCAATTGGAACGACAGATGGCTGATGGATTCATGGATCTGGCCACAGTTTTCACCCATCACAAAAGTGTGGCAAGGGAGTGTGTCCTCACTGCATTTAGCCTTCACCCAACCACTGAACGCCTAGTCTTACTCAGCAGTTTTGCTGGCAACTCTCCCTCATCAGATAACTCCCATGTTCTTGAACAACCACACTCATTTTCAAAACACTCCACACCACATACTGCCTCTCTTCTGCCACAATCCTCCTTTTCAACCAGTCAATCCTCTCCTACTTTTATTCCACCCTCTTCATCACCTGTCCCACATTCTTCATCTGATATATCTCAACCACCTTGCTTGTATCAACCAGGATCGCCTCCTCAGTTTTCTTCATCTCCCAGTATCCCACACCTATCCCCCTCTCATATTCCCCCAGCTTCTCATCCAGTACCATCCTCACTAGTGGCATCCTCCCAACCCACCACTGTTCCCACATCTTACACCATTTCCTCTCCCACCCCACACTTTCCATCTGCCACTTTGCGTCCTGAAGCCTCCAATGATGGTACAGAAATGGAACTATCCACCACGTGCCTGCAGTCCACTTCAACCTCTGACATGCAAACAGGCTCCTTCAACACATCAGAGGGCACTGGTGTTGTACAAACTACACAGTCCACCACTTGCCTTCAATTGTCTTCAAGTGATTTTCATACACCACCATGCTCTCAAAATGACTTGCAAATTCCTGATTTGTCCACATTGGAAAACTCCACAGTCAGTGACCCAGTCCACAATAGTCTTAATTACGTTGGTGTTCAAAATAGTGTTAACGTTGATAACATGGAAGTGACTAGTTCCAGTGAAGTACAAGTGAGTCAAAATGATTTACAAACTGATGAGCTTAACATTAAAGGCCGAGTATCTCCAGTGAGTGATCAGAGAGGTCTATCATGTGAAGACCATTGTCTAACAGACATCACGATAGACACAGGACAACCTTACCCAAATATGTCGTCTGTTGCTGATTCTGAAGAGTCGCAGATGACCATTGAAAATAGTGCTCAAATTAAGATGGAAGATCTCTCATTGTCGCAAACCAAAGATATAAGTACTAATGATAAGGAACTGGATAGTATAACCCATGGAGTATCCAGAATGAAAGATGATGTAGACTCTATGGATAAGTTCTACAAAAGCACAGAAAACTTTATTGAACAGTTAAGCCAAGAGCCGCCCATTAAATCTAAATTGACAAATCTTTGCCCAGGGCATCAGAATTATGATGTATTGACCCAGCCTAACCAAGTCCTTGATGCAGAACAGCTAGGCATTACTAAAGAACTCTGTGATGACTTAGCAGTAGTGCTCAGCAGTCCACGGTGGCAAGTGTTGTCGTGGATGCTGGACTGGGGTGAGCTCTCAAAAATTTGTGGGCAGTACATCAAGGATGCTGACAGTGCTAAGAACATGACCAAGGAACTGAAGTATCTCAATATTGATTATAGTCAGTTTCAAAACATGCCATCTGCAGAAATTACGGAGTTCACTGGCATAGAAAAAGGATATGAACACTTTATTGAGCATGAATCTGAAAATGAAGTCTCAGATGATGAGTGCAGTGTGCGTCCTAAGGGAGGTCACATCTCTCCAACTGTCGAATTGAACACTGACTCTGCAAAGATAtcaaaaaggggaagaggacgaCCAAAGAAAATGTCACAAATTAGTAGACCTTATGACTCAGACTCAGACCTTGATACTGCTGAACAGTTGAAGGGATCATCCTGTTACATGATTTCAATGTCTGAGTCAGAAGAGTCTGatatagataataaaaataagacataCTTGCACATGGACTCTGAGCGAAGTGGGGTCATAGAAGGTAAGAGAGTAACAGCTGTAAGCAATCAAGACCGAAGTAAGCGTATCAGGATTGATGCCGAGACAGGCAAACTGCGAAAAGACAGGAGTTTATTGAATAGCTTGCGACTCTTTAGACACCAGAAATATGGAGGTGATCTTGTGTATGACTCTGAATTTGAAGGGTTACAGCGCTCTGCTGAAAACTTTGCACCTCCTCTCAGTTCGTTGAATCTTAACCCACGTGTTGTACTAACAGAACGGGACAAATCAGCTGTAGATCAGCAGCTTCAGAGGTCAATGACAACAGCTATGGCAGGGAAAAGAGTTGGTTCTGGGAAGGCAACTCTGTCTAGTCAGTCACGTGAATCTTGGAGATATGCAGGATCCTTTGTGGCACCCAATCCCACCAGTGCTGCTCGTCCAGCCACCTCAGTCCCTCTCCCACGCTCCCCTTCAGTCCAGTGTTATGTTCGTCATAAAGATGGTAAAGTGCGCTTTGCTTCCTTCAATAGATCCATTCTGGCTGGCAGTCGCCCCCCTAATCCAGGTGGTCAGAATAACTACTTGAAATTGTTGAAAAGACCAACATCAGGTTATGATGATTCCTATGCAAAATTTTTGCTGCAGCAGAACCCCAGTCTCAAAGGTAAAGGGCCAGAAGATAATGCAACCAGAAAGAGCATGACACTTGATGCCAGCTTAGATTATCTTAAAAAACAAGGTACAACAGTCACTtatagaagaaaaacaggatcAGCCTTAGCTCTTGCAAATGCTCAGAAGACTGTCTTGAACAGAATAATGTCCCCAGAAAATGCTTTATCAGCCATAAGTAGTCGAACTGCTATTGCAATGCCTGTCAGTAACAATCCTCCAAACTTACCTCCATCAGACAAGACAAATCCTGCTAATCTTAGTCGGGTCTTACCCAAAGGCACTACTGTTGTGAGGAAACCCAAATCAGATGGAGCTGGACCCAGCGGCCTCAGCAATAACAGCGGGTCAGGTAGCAGTTCAGGTACGCGAACTGTGGTCTCCCGACCAGGAAGTTTTCCAACTGTGGTTGCTCGTCCCAACACAACAGTCTCATCGGTCGTTCGTTCAGGGAGCTCTGTCATGGCTGTCAGAACAAATGCATCAACTATTCGAACAACCTATTCCCGTGGTGTGGTGGTAACTGGCAGCCTGGGAACACAAGAGGTGGCTACTAACAGAAGTACATCACCTCCATTGACTGACAGCTCTCCATCTACACCAGGAGGTGTCCCTTCTGGGTCAggatcctcttcctcttcaacgCCGGCCCCTTTAGTCTCAGCCACGGTGGTAGGTAGTGTCCTCACAACTGTTCCAAGCAGTTCCCCCATGGGGACACAAAGTGGAAATACTggcaagcagcagcaacagcaacagcaactactGCAGCAATCCTGGGATGTTGTTCAGAATGAAGGCGTGTGTGTAAGTGGTGTTGAGAGtaataccaccatcacccaaATGAGCAGCACCACCAGAGGAGCCACCACTTGTACCACCACCGTGGCTAGCCCTCCGGGGGACACCAGGGCAGCTAGTATGTTAGAGACTTTACTCAGAGACCGACCTGTTCCTCCCAGCCCTCTCCATACCCAGTCCACCACAgctatcaccactattactgctgcCCTACCTAGTACCATAACATCTATAGTAGGCAGCAGTAGTGTTCCTATGGCAGTTACTGGGGAGAGCCAAGTGACAAATGCTGTGGTGGGTGCCTTGAGCAGTACTGGCAACAACAGTGGCAATGTGGTCATTGCAAGTGGATCAAATGCCAACAGTGGCGTAATCATGGCGAGTGGTGTTGTTGGAGCGCCCACAGGGGGAGGTGTTGTAGTTGCCAGCAGTGGAATTGTCGGCAGTAGTGGTGTTGGGGTAAACAGTAGTGTTGGTGAGGGTGGCTCTGGAGCAGTGCAGCAGGTGCTTTTGCCTGGCCAAATTGTCCAAGTTCACACCAGTGATGGTACAACAGGCATTGGAATTGTGCAATCTTCCTCATTAGATTTAAGATTACCAGCTGGAACAAGAGTGATAAAACCTGGTGGTGGGACAATACGAACCACAGCTGCACAGCAACAGCAAGTTACAGGAGTAATAAACCAAACTGGTGGTCGCCAGGTCAATGTGTTGCACAATGTAAAAATTCTACAGAATGTGCAAAACAGACAGATTGTCCGCACTGTTGTTGTACCACATCCTGTTGCCCTCCAGGGTCTAAATACTCCATCAGGTCAATTAAAGCCTCAAGTTGTTTCTCTAAGCCAAGGAACCAGCACATCTGTGTCAACAGCAGGAGAGGGCGGGGTGATACAGCCCCAAGTTCCTGCTACCACTGTGAGGGCTAAAATTCCACCTACCACTATTGTCCAGAAAGTATTAAGCCGTAGTGGACTGGTCATCCGCACTGTCAGGCCTCAGACCTCATCTACTCAAGCATCAGGAGATGCAGCTTCTTTTGAAGAAGGATTGGGGGCAAaattacaacagcagcaacaagctgctgatggagagaaaaacacaggaaccactgccaccactaatGTGACTGTAGCTCGTCTGCCCCAAGATGAAGGTCTTGGTGAACGTCTTAGTCACTACCTGAAGACTGCCCTTGCGAGCTCTACAAGTACCCAAAGTGTTGGAACTCAAACCCTGACAACAGCTGTGAAGCCCTCAGCAGGTCAGTTAGTAAATCAGGTTGCTATGAACCACTTACGAAGTGGGGGCAATGCAGCTCTCTCTCTATCAGGAGGCATCCCTGGAATGAGTGGTCCTCCCAATACCATTTCAACAAGTCCAACACCTCCACAACAAGCAAAtataccttctcttcctttaactcCAACTAATGCAGTCAGTTCCGAAACTTTGGAGCAGATAAGGGAATTTGAATCCGTCTTTGAAAAGGTATCAAATAAATCAGGAAAAGAGGGAGCTGATGGAGAAGCAAGTGTGGACAGCTACACAAGTACTCCTATGTCCTCTGAGGAGTCAATGATTGCTGCACAGCTTTTGAGTATGGCTAATGATAATCCTGCTGTCACAACATCTTCAAGTTATGTATATTCTGTTCCCACAACTGTCTATGATGCAAGTGGAACACGTCTAACTGAAGGAACGTACATAACCATTCCTAGTACCACTCAAGCAGGCACTCTTATTTTAGTCAATCACAGTGGTTCTGGCACAGGATTAGTCACCGTTGCCAGTGGTGTACAGAACCAGCAGCAgcctcctcctgcagcttcaCCAGCTTTATCTTCTACCTCGTCTCATTCTTCTATtgcatcgtcaccatcatctaCTTCCAGCAAGACTAAAAAACCACCACCAAAGTCAAAAACTGTCCCTCCAGCCACTCCCCCCGTAGTGGCCAAGCCCAAAACCCCACCACCTCCAAAAGCTCCAGCCCCTAAACCAACGGTGGCCAAAACTCAATTGGAAGAAAGTGACGAAACCAAAGCTCGTATTCAGGCTATCCTGGAGCAGTACAAGCAAGATCTGGCCAATACTCCACAGCCTCAACCAGCcccaagaaacagaaaaaactgCCCTCCtccaaaaaatgaaggaaaaacatccacCAAAAAAAAGAGTCCAGTAAAGAAGGTTGAAGGGGGTGCAGGGAATAGTCCAGCAGTCTCAGAAGGCTCCATAGTTGGGTGCCCTTCCCCAAGTCCATCACCAGGTCCTGCAAATGATAACTCAGTTGGTCCCTCAGGTAGTGCTACAGGTGGCCAACCAGTTCAGTTCTCCCAAGTTGTGGCTAGTCAAGGTAGCACTACTCCCGGAAACCACAGTGTTCCTGATGAGAAGATAAAGGCTGAGGGTAGTCCTGAAGTTGTTGCTTCAGCTCCACAAATACTCCAGGGAGTCATGGTGTCAAATGTAAAGGTTGAAGGAAGTAATTTATCAAGTAATTCAACAAACCTTGCACAAGGCATTGCAGGAGGTAGATTTGTCCAGCTTATTCGACATTGTGGAAAAGTGACAACAATCACAACTCGTCAACCCATGAATAAAGCAAAATCTGCCAGCCAAGGAGGCCCTCCTCCTAATGTCACAATACAGGGGCGGATCAGTATGAATGATCTCATGGAAAGTCATATTGCATCTCTGTTAACTGGAGGAGGTTCAGCTCTGACACAGACTCCATCTGTTGTCAGCAAGATtgttcagcagcagcagttggcTAGTCACCAAGGAGTTCAACAAGTAGTAGTGCAAACATCAGGAGGACAGCAAGTATTGCAACAGGTAGCAGTTCAACAGCTTCCCACTTCACCGgtcaaacagcagcagcagcagcaacagcagaaaccCCAACAGAAAAGCAGCGTAATTCAACAACTCTGCATTGCGAGTAAGGAAGAACTGTCGGGTGCAAGTTCACAGACTTCTCAAGTACCAGTCAGTATGGCTTCCTTGTCAAATACTCTTTCCAATAATATGGTCACTATTGCAAACACCAATGTTCTAAGCACACAAGCTGTCTCTAAAATATCTACAAATTCAAGTCCATCACCACCTACAAACACATCAGGCATCCCTTCACCAGCTCTGTCCACTGCAAATAATACTAGTGCTGTTACCACAAGTGGCACAGTTaaacttccttccctctcttctatcccaaactctccactcactccacaAACAAATGCTGTAACATCACCTCCAACTCCACAACCTGTATCAGCCTCCCCTCATACTCCCTCTCCTGCAACAGAGCCATCTCCTACCCCTTCATCTTTTCAAATGGGAGAAGAGAGCAATAGTAGTGAACAGAGCGTTGGTGAAGGTCTTGCAGGAccactccctccatttctcaccTTAAAATCATTCATCATGAGGAGCCCACAGCAGCCTTCACCACAAACTCAGCAAACACAACAGCAAAAAATTCAGCCAGAACAAAAAATATCAGATAAGTGCTTCACTTCAGGAACAGGAATACAAGTCCCTAACAGTTCAGGACCTGCTCAAGAAACCACTACAGTATCCCCTTCAGTAGCACATAACAAAACTCCCCAAAGAGGAAATCAGTCACATGTCCAGTTGCAGATTTCACAACCTCCTAGAAAACCAACCACAGTAATTCGGTCTGGAGGAGGGAATCCTGGAAGAAGATTAGTTGTTGGAGCTGTGGATGCAAATGGAAGGGCAGTACCACAAGGCACAGCAGGTTCTCCTCTTGTCAGTGGCACAGGGGAAGCAGGAATTGCCACATCACCCATGTCAAGCTCCAGTCATGAGGGATCACCAGCCAACACACAGTCTCGCATACGCCTGGCAACAAGACCCCAAGACATGAGAAGTAATTCAATTGACTCCTTAAAAAGTGATCTGA GTGTTGAAGAGGTTCAGATTCCACCTAGTCcagcaacattaacaaaacagaTTCAAAGTGCATACATGACTGAAGCAGCACTGTCTCCCTCAGTCTCACAGTCTCAGCACTCAGgatcctcctactcttccccaAGCACAACACATGATTTACCATTTACTGAAGCTCCTGCTACCTCAGATGATTCTTCGGGAGGTGGTTTGACACAGCCTGGCCACTCCTCAGCACCATCTGCTCCTGGCCTCTCCGTGACAGGGGTCTCTCCTGAAGGTGATACTCAAATGGGAGCATTGACCTCACCATCTGGAGATGTTTACCTTCATCAGTCTGGTACTGGGTTAGGGCTGGAGAGCTTGGAAGCAGGGACACTGCCCCTAGTTTCAGGTATGGAAGTAAGGACACATTCTCCAGCCTTGAGTGATTTGGTGTCCTCAGGACCTCTCCTTACTTGGTCCCCAAGATCTGCAGACTCCATGATGGCACAGTCTCCTTCTTTAAATGATGCTCTCACAGCAAACATTCCTCTTGATGTTAATCACAGTGAAGATTCTCTTTGTGACTCATCCACTGGTTTCCCTGGGCTCTTCTCAATTGAAGGAGATGGTGTTAGTGTGTCTTCAAGCACAAGTGAAGACACTGGAAACACCACAGCTGGGGTTTCAAACAATCAGCAACACACTTTGCAACAAGATCTAGAATCACAGGAACAAATAGAGGTGACGATAGATCTGCATCCCCGAGAAAGTGAACAAGACCACACCATAACCTCTACCAGGTCGCCAACTCAGTTAGAGCTACCTGTGGCCACCCTTCGTGGAATAACTACTCATAGCATACCATCATCAGGGAGCATTGTTATAAACCATGGGTCACAGGAGACACCATGGAGATTTGACAACACTATTGTTTCACAGGCTAAAAGTGTCATTAACCAGACATCAGAACCTACTAATGGGCATCATAATGATAAGCAATCTGCAGATCCTGAAGAAACTGCAGGTCCATCAAACAACATTCAAGGTAAACAGAATGACGGAGTTCAAGCATCATACCAAAAAGgtaaacagaaaagaggaagcaacaCAGAATTAAATGAACAAGAAGTTGAGGATGTCAGAATTGTGGCTGAGGTTGTTGCAatgaagggaatggagaaaacaaacaaacaaagcaaatcTGATGGGAAGATTGATGGTGAAGTGAAGAAATCTCAAGAAGGGAATAGTAGAAAGCGCAGTCAGTATTCAGCTTGCCCTCCTGACAAAAGAAAACTAAgtgtaataaatgaaaatgaagtaaagacagaagaAATACCAACAAAGAATGGACATGAAGATGATCCTGCACATTCTAATATAAAAATTGGAAACAGTAGTGTTGGTAGAAACAAGCGTAGAAGCTCTCAGCGTGCTGTAGCAGCTTCTAGTAATGCAGTTTCTCCAACTTCAGTGAATCGAACTAGAACAAAGCCTTTGAAAAGTGAAGCCAATATTAAACAGGAGCATGGATCTGGATTATTAGGCATTGACATCAAAGATGAAAAACTTATAAAGCTAGAAAAGGTCATAAAGGAACACAGTGATGGTGGAATCGGAAGAACTAGGGGGGCAAAGAAACGCACAGAAACAGACAGTGTtggggaaataaaggaggaagagagtcaaGGGGAGCAAAAGATAAGTGGAGAAATTAAGCAAAGTGAGGATAGCACTGATATGAAGTTTGGTGAAGGGGAGTGTGGTGAGGAGATGAGACGTGGTGGCAGAGGTGCAAGGGCTGCTAGACGAGGTGATGGCTATGTTTTAATGGAAGAGGAAGTGCAAAATCATTTGGATGAGGATTCTGCAGTACCACGGGGGAACCGTGGCCGCCACGTCAGTGGCACCTCGGATACCAGCAGCAATTATAGCGTTGAGTGTGCTGTCACTCCAGCAGTTCTTGACACCCCCAGCATCAGTGGGGGACGGAGACGACGGCGGCACAGCAGAGAAAGCAGTGCCAGCAGCAGGGATGGCAGCCCACTCACAATACATTCTCATGAATTTCCCCCTAGTGGTGTTAATACTAGACGCTCATCCTCACGGGACCATgccaagaaaaagaaatgctcATGTTGTGTGGGaggggaacaaaagaaaagtaccTCTGGCAGTGGAAGGAGAGTGTCCACCAGAGCTGCCAGAGGCTCCAGCAGTGGTTCTTTGCAGTGA